A section of the Pan paniscus chromosome 7, NHGRI_mPanPan1-v2.0_pri, whole genome shotgun sequence genome encodes:
- the HRURF gene encoding protein HRURF produces MAQPTASAQKLVRPIRAVCRILQIPESDPSNLRP; encoded by the coding sequence ATGGCGCAACCTACGGCCTCGGCCCAGAAGCTGGTGCGGCCGATCCGCGCCGTGTGCCGCATCCTGCAGATCCCGGAGTCCGACCCCTCCAACCTGCGGCCCTAG
- the REEP4 gene encoding receptor expression-enhancing protein 4 isoform X3: protein MVSWMICRLVVLVFGMLCPAYASYKAVKTKNIREYVRWMMYWIVFALFMAAEMVTDIFISWFPFYYEIKMAFVLWLLSPYTKGASLLYRKFVHPSLSRHEKEIDAYIVQAKERSYETVLSFGKRGLNIAASAAVQAATKSQGALAGRLRSFSMQDLRSISDAPAPAYHDPLYLEDQVSHRRPPIGHLALPEGSDEEKDCALRRGQLGSAASAPFLPRALQGSRAIWRDLGLHIWPACTSCLGPALLTPADG, encoded by the exons ATggtgtcctggatgatctgtcgcCTGGTGGT GCTGGTGTTTGGGATGCTGTGTCCAGCTTATGCTTCCTATAAGGCTGTGAAGACCAAGAACATTCGTGAATAT GTGCGGTGGATGATGTACTGGATTGTTTTTGCACTCTTCATGGCAGCAGAGATGGTTACAGACATTTTTATCTCCTG GTTCCCTTTCTACTATGAGATCAAGATGGCCTTCGTGCTGTGGCTGCTCTCACCCTACACCAAGGGCGCCAGCCTGCTTTACCGCAAGTTTGTCCACCCGTCCCTGTCCCGCCATGAGAAG GAGATCGACGCGTACATCGTGCAGGCCAAGGAGCGCAGCTACGAGACCGTGCTCAGCTTCGGGAAGCGGGGCCTCAACATTGCCGCCTCCGCTGCTGTGCAGGCTGCCACCAAG AGTCAGGGGGCGCTGGCCGGCAGGCTGCGGAGCTTCTCCATGCAGGACCTGCGCTCCATCTCTGACGCGCCTGCCCCTGCCTACCATGACCCCCTCTACCTGGAGGACCAGGTGTCCCACCGGAGGCCACCCATTG GGCACCTCGCGCTCCCTGAAGGTTCGGACGAGGAAAAAGACTGTGCCCTCAGACGTGGACAGCTAGGGTCTGCTGCATCTGCCCCCTTCTTACCTCGTGCCCTGCAGGGCTCCAGGGCTATTTGGAGGGACCTTGGGCTGCACATCTGGCCTGCCTGCACCAGCTGCCTGGGCCCCGCCCTCCTGACTCCTGCTGATGGTTAA
- the REEP4 gene encoding receptor expression-enhancing protein 4 isoform X1, with amino-acid sequence MVSWMICRLVVLVFGMLCPAYASYKAVKTKNIREYVRWMMYWIVFALFMAAEMVTDIFISWFPFYYEIKMAFVLWLLSPYTKGASLLYRKFVHPSLSRHEKEIDAYIVQAKERSYETVLSFGKRGLNIAASAAVQAATKSQGALAGRLRSFSMQDLRSISDAPAPAYHDPLYLEDQVSHRRPPIGYRAGGLQDSDTEDECWSDTEAVPRAPARPREKPLIRSQSLRVVKRKPPVREGTSRSLKVRTRKKTVPSDVDS; translated from the exons ATggtgtcctggatgatctgtcgcCTGGTGGT GCTGGTGTTTGGGATGCTGTGTCCAGCTTATGCTTCCTATAAGGCTGTGAAGACCAAGAACATTCGTGAATAT GTGCGGTGGATGATGTACTGGATTGTTTTTGCACTCTTCATGGCAGCAGAGATGGTTACAGACATTTTTATCTCCTG GTTCCCTTTCTACTATGAGATCAAGATGGCCTTCGTGCTGTGGCTGCTCTCACCCTACACCAAGGGCGCCAGCCTGCTTTACCGCAAGTTTGTCCACCCGTCCCTGTCCCGCCATGAGAAG GAGATCGACGCGTACATCGTGCAGGCCAAGGAGCGCAGCTACGAGACCGTGCTCAGCTTCGGGAAGCGGGGCCTCAACATTGCCGCCTCCGCTGCTGTGCAGGCTGCCACCAAG AGTCAGGGGGCGCTGGCCGGCAGGCTGCGGAGCTTCTCCATGCAGGACCTGCGCTCCATCTCTGACGCGCCTGCCCCTGCCTACCATGACCCCCTCTACCTGGAGGACCAGGTGTCCCACCGGAGGCCACCCATTG GGTACCGGGCCGGGGGCCTGCAGGACAGCGACACCGAGGATGAGTGTTGGTCAGATACTGAGGCAGTCCCCCGGGCGCCAGCCCGGCCCCGAGAGAAGCCCCTAATCCGCAGCCAGAGCCTGCGTGTGGTCAAGAGGAAGCCACCGGTGCGGGAG GGCACCTCGCGCTCCCTGAAGGTTCGGACGAGGAAAAAGACTGTGCCCTCAGACGTGGACAGCTAG
- the REEP4 gene encoding receptor expression-enhancing protein 4 isoform X2 gives MMYWIVFALFMAAEMVTDIFISWFPFYYEIKMAFVLWLLSPYTKGASLLYRKFVHPSLSRHEKEIDAYIVQAKERSYETVLSFGKRGLNIAASAAVQAATKSQGALAGRLRSFSMQDLRSISDAPAPAYHDPLYLEDQVSHRRPPIGYRAGGLQDSDTEDECWSDTEAVPRAPARPREKPLIRSQSLRVVKRKPPVREGTSRSLKVRTRKKTVPSDVDS, from the exons ATGATGTACTGGATTGTTTTTGCACTCTTCATGGCAGCAGAGATGGTTACAGACATTTTTATCTCCTG GTTCCCTTTCTACTATGAGATCAAGATGGCCTTCGTGCTGTGGCTGCTCTCACCCTACACCAAGGGCGCCAGCCTGCTTTACCGCAAGTTTGTCCACCCGTCCCTGTCCCGCCATGAGAAG GAGATCGACGCGTACATCGTGCAGGCCAAGGAGCGCAGCTACGAGACCGTGCTCAGCTTCGGGAAGCGGGGCCTCAACATTGCCGCCTCCGCTGCTGTGCAGGCTGCCACCAAG AGTCAGGGGGCGCTGGCCGGCAGGCTGCGGAGCTTCTCCATGCAGGACCTGCGCTCCATCTCTGACGCGCCTGCCCCTGCCTACCATGACCCCCTCTACCTGGAGGACCAGGTGTCCCACCGGAGGCCACCCATTG GGTACCGGGCCGGGGGCCTGCAGGACAGCGACACCGAGGATGAGTGTTGGTCAGATACTGAGGCAGTCCCCCGGGCGCCAGCCCGGCCCCGAGAGAAGCCCCTAATCCGCAGCCAGAGCCTGCGTGTGGTCAAGAGGAAGCCACCGGTGCGGGAG GGCACCTCGCGCTCCCTGAAGGTTCGGACGAGGAAAAAGACTGTGCCCTCAGACGTGGACAGCTAG
- the REEP4 gene encoding receptor expression-enhancing protein 4 isoform X4, with the protein MVSWMICRLVVLVFGMLCPAYASYKAVKTKNIREYVRWMMYWIVFALFMAAEMVTDIFISWFPFYYEIKMAFVLWLLSPYTKGASLLYRKFVHPSLSRHEKEIDAYIVQAKERSYETVLSFGKRGLNIAASAAVQAATKGTGPGACRTATPRMSVGQILRQSPGRQPGPERSP; encoded by the exons ATggtgtcctggatgatctgtcgcCTGGTGGT GCTGGTGTTTGGGATGCTGTGTCCAGCTTATGCTTCCTATAAGGCTGTGAAGACCAAGAACATTCGTGAATAT GTGCGGTGGATGATGTACTGGATTGTTTTTGCACTCTTCATGGCAGCAGAGATGGTTACAGACATTTTTATCTCCTG GTTCCCTTTCTACTATGAGATCAAGATGGCCTTCGTGCTGTGGCTGCTCTCACCCTACACCAAGGGCGCCAGCCTGCTTTACCGCAAGTTTGTCCACCCGTCCCTGTCCCGCCATGAGAAG GAGATCGACGCGTACATCGTGCAGGCCAAGGAGCGCAGCTACGAGACCGTGCTCAGCTTCGGGAAGCGGGGCCTCAACATTGCCGCCTCCGCTGCTGTGCAGGCTGCCACCAAG GGTACCGGGCCGGGGGCCTGCAGGACAGCGACACCGAGGATGAGTGTTGGTCAGATACTGAGGCAGTCCCCCGGGCGCCAGCCCGGCCCCGAGAGAAGCCCCTAA
- the LGI3 gene encoding leucine-rich repeat LGI family member 3: protein MAGLRARGGPGPGLLALSALGFCLMLQVSAKRPPKTPPCPPSCSCTRDTAFCVDSKAVPRNLPSEVISLTLVNAAFSEIQDGAFSHLPLLQFLLLNSNKFTLIGDNAFTGLSHLQYLFIENNDIWALSKFTFRGLKSLTHLSLANNNLQTLPRDIFRPLDILNDLDLRGNSLNCDCKVKWLVEWLAHTNTTVAPIYCASPPRFQEHKVQDLPLREFDCITTDFVLYQTLSFPAVSAEPFLYSSDLYLALAQPGVSACTILKWDYVERQLRDYDRIPAPSAVHCKPMVVDSQLYVVVAQLFGGSYIYHWDPNTTRFTRLQDIDPQRVRKPNDLEAFRIDGDWYFAVADSSKAGATSLYRWHQNGFYSHQALHPWHRDTDLEFVDGEGKPRLIVSSSSQAPVIYQWSRTQKQFVAQGEVTQVPDAQAVKHFRAGRDSYLCLSRYIGDSKILRWEGTRFSEVQALPSRGSLALQPFLVGGRRYLALGSDFSFTQIYQWDEGRQKFVRFQELAVQAPRAFCYMPAGDAQLLLAPSFKGQTLVYRHVVVDLSA, encoded by the exons ATGGCGGGGCTGCGGGCCAGGGGGGGCCCGGGGCCGGGGCTGCTGGCGCTCTCCGCGCTCGGCTTCTGCCTCATGCTGCAAGTCAGCGCTAAGAGGCCCCCCAAGACGCCCCCCTGCCCGCCCAGCTGCTCTTGCACCAGGGACACCGCCTTCTGCGTGGACTCAAAGGCGGTGCCCAGGAACCTGCCCTCGGAGGTCATCTCCCT GACCCTGGTGAATGCCGCCTTCTCAGAGATCCAGGATGGAGCGTTCTCCCACCTCCCGCTGCTGCAGTTCTT GTTACTCAACTCCAACAAGTTTACACTGATTGGAGACAACGCCTTCACAGGACTGTCGCACCTGCAGTATCT CTTCATTGAGAACAATGACATCTGGGCACTATCCAAGTTCACCTTCCGAGGACTCAAGTCCTTGACTCACCT CTCGCTGGCCAACAATAACCTGCAGACACTGCCCAGAGACATCTTCCGGCCCCTGGACATCCTGAATGACTT GGACCTGCGGGGCAACTCACTCAACTGTGACTGCAAGGTGAAGTGGTTGGTGGAGTGGCTGGCACACACCAACACCACGGTGGCACCCATCTACTGCGCCAGCCCTCCCCGCTTCCAGGAGCACAAGGTGCAGGACCTGCCGCTGCGGGAGTTTGATTGCATCACCACAG ATTTCGTGTTGTACCAGACCCTGTCCTTCCCAGCAGTGTCGGCTGAGCCCTTCCTCTACTCCAGTGACCTCTATTTGGCTCTGGCCCAGCCAGGAGTCAGTGCCTGCACCATCCTGAAGTGGGACTATGTCGAGCGGCAGCTTCGAGACTATGATAGAATCCCAG CCCCGTCTGCAGTGCACTGCAAGCCGATGGTGGTGGACAGCCAGCTGTACGTGGTCGTGGCCCAGCTGTTTGGCGGCTCTTACATTTACCACTGGGATCCCAACACCACGCGCTTCACCAGGCTGCAAGACATTGACCCGCAGCGCGTGCGCAAGCCTAACGACCTAGAAGCCTTCCGCATCGACGGTGACTGGTACTTTGCCGTGGCTGACAGCTCCAAGGCAGGCGCCACCAGCCTCTACCGCTGGCACCAGAATGGCTTCTACTCCCACCAGGCACTGCACCCCTGGCACCGTGACACCGACCTGGAGTTTGTGGACGGCGAGGGCAAGCCACGGCTGATTGTGTCCAGCAGCTCCCAGGCACCTGTCATCTATCAGTGGAGTCGCACCCAGAAGCAGTTTGTGGCCCAGGGTGAGGTGACCCAGGTGCCTGATGCCCAAGCTGTGAAACACTTTCGTGCCGGCCGCGACAGCTACCTGTGCCTCAGCCGCTACATCGGCGACTCCAAGATCCTGCGCTGGGAGGGTACCCGCTTCTCGGAGGTGCAGGCCCTGCCCTCCCGGGGCTCGCTGGCCCTGCAGCCCTTCCTTGTGGGTGGCCGCCGCTACCTGGCACTGGGCAGCGATTTCTCCTTCACCCAGATCTACCAGTGGGATGAGGGACGACAGAAGTTTGTACGGTTCCAGGAGCTGGCTGTGCAGGCTCCTCGGGCCTTCTGCTACATGCCTGCTGGGGACGCCCAGCTACTCCTGGCCCCCAGCTTCAAGGGACAGACGCTGGTTTATAGACACGTTGTGGTGGATCTCAGTGCCTAG
- the SFTPC gene encoding pulmonary surfactant-associated protein C isoform X1 — translation MAPRDAHRDPEMPAVLGSPAGQLPTWLRPSTHPGHTWERRRGEHSTCSKMDVGSKEVLMESPPDYSAAPRGRFGIPCCPVHLKRLLIVVVVVVLVVVVIVGALLMGLHMSQKHTEMVLEMSIGAPEAQQRLALSEHLVTTATFSIGSTGLVVYDYQQLLIAYKPAPGTCCYIMKIAPESIPSLEALTRKVQNFQAKPAVPTSKLGQAEGRDAGSAPSGGDPAFLGMAVSTLCGEVPLYYI, via the exons ATGGCCCCCCGAGATGCCCACAGGGACCCCGAGATGCCTGCAGTGCTTGGCTCTCCCGCTGGCCAGCTGCCCACCTGGCTCAGGCCCAGTACTC ACCCTGGTCACAcctgggagaggaggagaggagagcatAGCACCTGCAGCAAGATGGATGTGGGCAGCAAAGAGGTCCTGATGGAGAGCCCGCCG GACTACTCCGCAGCTCCCCGGGGCCGATTTGGCATTCCCTGCTGCCCAGTGCACCTGAAACGCCTTCTTatcgtggtggtggtggtggtcctCGTCGTCGTGGTGATTGTGGGAGCCCTGCTCATGGGTCTCCACATGAGCCAGAAACACACGGAGATG GTTCTGGAGATGAGCATTGGGGCGCCGGAAGCCCAGCAACGCCTGGCCCTGAGTGAGCACCTGGTTACCACTGCCACCTTCTCCATCGGCTCCACTGGCCTCGTGGTGTATGACTACCAGCAG CTGCTGATCGCCTACAAGCCAGCCCCTGGCACCTGCTGCTACATCATGAAGATAGCTCCAGAGAGCATCCCCAGTCTTGAGGCTCTCACTAGAAAAGTCCAGAActtccag GCCAAGCCCGCAGTGCCTACGTCTAAGctgggccaggcagaggggcgAGATGCAGGCTCAGCACCCTCCGGAGGGGACCCGGCCTTCCTGGGCATGGCCGTGAGCACACTGTGTGGCGAGGTGCCGCTCTACTACATCTAG
- the SFTPC gene encoding pulmonary surfactant-associated protein C isoform X3 has translation MAPRDAHRDPEMPAVLGSPAGQLPTWLRPSTHPGHTWERRRGEHSTCSKMDVGSKEVLMESPPVLEMSIGAPEAQQRLALSEHLVTTATFSIGSTGLVVYDYQQLLIAYKPAPGTCCYIMKIAPESIPSLEALTRKVQNFQAKPAVPTSKLGQAEGRDAGSAPSGGDPAFLGMAVSTLCGEVPLYYI, from the exons ATGGCCCCCCGAGATGCCCACAGGGACCCCGAGATGCCTGCAGTGCTTGGCTCTCCCGCTGGCCAGCTGCCCACCTGGCTCAGGCCCAGTACTC ACCCTGGTCACAcctgggagaggaggagaggagagcatAGCACCTGCAGCAAGATGGATGTGGGCAGCAAAGAGGTCCTGATGGAGAGCCCGCCG GTTCTGGAGATGAGCATTGGGGCGCCGGAAGCCCAGCAACGCCTGGCCCTGAGTGAGCACCTGGTTACCACTGCCACCTTCTCCATCGGCTCCACTGGCCTCGTGGTGTATGACTACCAGCAG CTGCTGATCGCCTACAAGCCAGCCCCTGGCACCTGCTGCTACATCATGAAGATAGCTCCAGAGAGCATCCCCAGTCTTGAGGCTCTCACTAGAAAAGTCCAGAActtccag GCCAAGCCCGCAGTGCCTACGTCTAAGctgggccaggcagaggggcgAGATGCAGGCTCAGCACCCTCCGGAGGGGACCCGGCCTTCCTGGGCATGGCCGTGAGCACACTGTGTGGCGAGGTGCCGCTCTACTACATCTAG
- the SFTPC gene encoding pulmonary surfactant-associated protein C isoform X2, translated as MNPGHTWERRRGEHSTCSKMDVGSKEVLMESPPDYSAAPRGRFGIPCCPVHLKRLLIVVVVVVLVVVVIVGALLMGLHMSQKHTEMVLEMSIGAPEAQQRLALSEHLVTTATFSIGSTGLVVYDYQQLLIAYKPAPGTCCYIMKIAPESIPSLEALTRKVQNFQAKPAVPTSKLGQAEGRDAGSAPSGGDPAFLGMAVSTLCGEVPLYYI; from the exons ATGA ACCCTGGTCACAcctgggagaggaggagaggagagcatAGCACCTGCAGCAAGATGGATGTGGGCAGCAAAGAGGTCCTGATGGAGAGCCCGCCG GACTACTCCGCAGCTCCCCGGGGCCGATTTGGCATTCCCTGCTGCCCAGTGCACCTGAAACGCCTTCTTatcgtggtggtggtggtggtcctCGTCGTCGTGGTGATTGTGGGAGCCCTGCTCATGGGTCTCCACATGAGCCAGAAACACACGGAGATG GTTCTGGAGATGAGCATTGGGGCGCCGGAAGCCCAGCAACGCCTGGCCCTGAGTGAGCACCTGGTTACCACTGCCACCTTCTCCATCGGCTCCACTGGCCTCGTGGTGTATGACTACCAGCAG CTGCTGATCGCCTACAAGCCAGCCCCTGGCACCTGCTGCTACATCATGAAGATAGCTCCAGAGAGCATCCCCAGTCTTGAGGCTCTCACTAGAAAAGTCCAGAActtccag GCCAAGCCCGCAGTGCCTACGTCTAAGctgggccaggcagaggggcgAGATGCAGGCTCAGCACCCTCCGGAGGGGACCCGGCCTTCCTGGGCATGGCCGTGAGCACACTGTGTGGCGAGGTGCCGCTCTACTACATCTAG
- the SFTPC gene encoding pulmonary surfactant-associated protein C isoform X4, with protein sequence MNPGHTWERRRGEHSTCSKMDVGSKEVLMESPPVLEMSIGAPEAQQRLALSEHLVTTATFSIGSTGLVVYDYQQLLIAYKPAPGTCCYIMKIAPESIPSLEALTRKVQNFQAKPAVPTSKLGQAEGRDAGSAPSGGDPAFLGMAVSTLCGEVPLYYI encoded by the exons ATGA ACCCTGGTCACAcctgggagaggaggagaggagagcatAGCACCTGCAGCAAGATGGATGTGGGCAGCAAAGAGGTCCTGATGGAGAGCCCGCCG GTTCTGGAGATGAGCATTGGGGCGCCGGAAGCCCAGCAACGCCTGGCCCTGAGTGAGCACCTGGTTACCACTGCCACCTTCTCCATCGGCTCCACTGGCCTCGTGGTGTATGACTACCAGCAG CTGCTGATCGCCTACAAGCCAGCCCCTGGCACCTGCTGCTACATCATGAAGATAGCTCCAGAGAGCATCCCCAGTCTTGAGGCTCTCACTAGAAAAGTCCAGAActtccag GCCAAGCCCGCAGTGCCTACGTCTAAGctgggccaggcagaggggcgAGATGCAGGCTCAGCACCCTCCGGAGGGGACCCGGCCTTCCTGGGCATGGCCGTGAGCACACTGTGTGGCGAGGTGCCGCTCTACTACATCTAG